A single region of the Thermoanaerobaculia bacterium genome encodes:
- the malQ gene encoding 4-alpha-glucanotransferase, with product MTRRLGLLLHPTSLPGRFGRGDLGPEADRFLEWMHEAGAGVWQVLPLGPCGYGDSPYGGASAFAGNRYLISPERLVADGWLDAGDLETAPPPVRPDDSAAFRESLLDRAWRRFRGNPPPDRLAALDAFRRDAARARWLPDWALFTSIKADRRGARWTEWPAPLARREPDALAEAARRLADETAKEEFVQFLFFTQWDAVRRRAFELSIAVFGDMPIYVAHDSADVWTHPELFDLDDRGEPVAVSGVPPDYFSATGQRWGSPLYRWDRCREQKWAWWIDRFRSNLALADLVRIDHFRGFAGFWAIPASESTAIAGEWRRGPGRELFDAVREAVGGGLPFVAEDLGVITSDVVDLRDRLGLPGMRVLQFGFDGDDSPHLPHRHVPNCFVYTGTHDNDTARGWLDRAPAAERSRALDYTGSDGSDFPWSLLRTALESVAETAIAPLADVLGLGSEARLNTPGNPEGNWKWQAPPGALSPALAARLRRLCALTGRAR from the coding sequence ATGACTCGCCGCCTCGGACTCCTCCTCCACCCGACGTCCCTTCCCGGCCGATTCGGGCGCGGGGATCTCGGACCGGAGGCGGATCGGTTCCTCGAGTGGATGCACGAAGCGGGCGCCGGGGTCTGGCAGGTGCTCCCGCTGGGGCCGTGCGGCTACGGCGACTCTCCGTACGGCGGCGCCTCGGCGTTCGCCGGAAACCGCTACCTGATCTCGCCGGAGCGGCTCGTCGCCGACGGATGGCTCGACGCCGGGGACCTCGAGACCGCTCCGCCGCCCGTCCGTCCCGATGACTCCGCCGCGTTCCGCGAAAGCCTCCTCGATCGCGCCTGGCGTCGTTTTCGGGGGAATCCCCCGCCGGATCGCCTCGCGGCCCTCGACGCGTTCCGCCGCGACGCCGCCCGGGCGCGATGGCTCCCGGACTGGGCCCTCTTCACCTCGATCAAGGCGGATCGGCGCGGCGCCCGCTGGACGGAGTGGCCCGCCCCGCTCGCGCGGCGCGAACCCGACGCGCTCGCGGAGGCCGCCCGGCGGCTCGCGGACGAGACCGCCAAGGAGGAGTTCGTGCAGTTCCTCTTCTTCACGCAATGGGACGCCGTCCGCCGGCGCGCCTTCGAGCTCTCGATCGCGGTCTTCGGCGACATGCCGATCTACGTCGCTCACGACAGCGCCGACGTCTGGACCCACCCGGAGCTGTTCGATCTCGACGACCGGGGCGAGCCGGTCGCGGTCTCGGGCGTGCCGCCCGACTACTTCAGCGCGACCGGGCAACGCTGGGGCTCGCCGCTCTACCGATGGGACCGCTGCCGGGAGCAGAAATGGGCGTGGTGGATCGACCGGTTCCGCTCGAATCTGGCGCTCGCCGACCTCGTTCGGATCGATCACTTCCGGGGATTCGCCGGATTCTGGGCGATTCCCGCGTCGGAGTCGACGGCCATCGCCGGAGAATGGCGCCGGGGGCCCGGAAGGGAGCTCTTCGATGCCGTCCGCGAAGCGGTGGGAGGAGGACTCCCCTTCGTCGCCGAGGATCTCGGGGTGATCACTTCCGACGTCGTCGACCTCCGCGACCGCCTCGGCCTTCCCGGCATGCGCGTCCTCCAGTTCGGGTTCGACGGCGACGACAGCCCTCACTTGCCGCACCGCCACGTCCCGAACTGCTTCGTCTACACCGGGACGCACGACAACGACACGGCGCGCGGCTGGCTGGACCGCGCTCCCGCCGCCGAACGGTCCCGCGCCCTCGACTACACCGGGAGCGACGGCTCCGATTTCCCCTGGAGCCTCCTCCGCACCGCGCTCGAGTCGGTCGCGGAAACCGCGATCGCGCCCCTCGCGGACGTCCTCGGCCTCGGAAGCGAAGCGCGCCTCAACACCCCCGGCAACCCGGAGGGCAACTGGAAATGGCAGGCGCCGCCCGGCGCGTTGTCGCCCGCGCTCGCGGCCCGGCTCCGGCGGTTGTGCGCCCTGACCGGGCGGGCGAGATAG
- a CDS encoding polymer-forming cytoskeletal protein, whose amino-acid sequence MIGSQIKLIGEISGDEDVEVLGRVEGTIELRKDLVISSAGHVDAKIHAKNVTIAGRVKGDVTADERVELLPSGSLEGNIRAPKIVISEGAHFRGNVDMSARSEGTRPSEPGKPAAPPAIVSEHK is encoded by the coding sequence GTGATCGGAAGCCAGATCAAGCTCATCGGGGAGATCTCCGGCGACGAGGACGTCGAGGTCCTCGGCCGCGTCGAGGGGACGATCGAGCTCCGCAAGGACCTCGTCATCTCGAGCGCCGGGCACGTCGACGCGAAGATCCACGCGAAGAACGTGACGATCGCCGGGCGCGTCAAGGGGGACGTGACGGCCGACGAGCGGGTCGAGCTCCTCCCGTCGGGGTCGCTCGAGGGGAACATCCGGGCCCCGAAGATCGTCATTTCGGAGGGCGCGCACTTCCGCGGCAACGTGGACATGAGCGCGCGCTCCGAGGGGACGCGCCCGTCGGAACCGGGGAAACCGGCGGCGCCGCCCGCCATCGTCAGCGAGCACAAATGA
- the glgB gene encoding 1,4-alpha-glucan branching protein GlgB → MTKDRRGGLTSDDVWLLNEGRHFRLSEKLGSHPDPESGTTRFAVLAPDAGEVSVVGDFNEWDPAACPLQPVGQSGVWEGSAAAPRGSRYKYRIASRGTGYRVQKADPFAWMHETPPNTASIVWDLDYAWQDEEWMATRGRRNALDAPISIYEVHLGSWRRGADGVTYRGIAAPLAEYAAESGFTHVEFLPLMEHPFTGSWGYQTTGYFAPTSRFGPPQDLMYLIDTLHRAGIGVILDWVPSHFPTDEHGLAFFDGTHLYEHADPRQGFHPDWKSAIFNYARKEVRSFLGSSALFWLERYHADGLRVDAVASMLYLDYSRQEGEWIPNAHGGRENLDAISLLREINTEAYRRFPDVQMIAEESTAWPGVARPVDAGGLGFGLKWDMGWMNDTLSYFGRDPIHRRYHHDELTFRLLYAFSENFLLPLSHDEVVHGKRSLLEKMPGDDWQKFANLRLLFSYLFVSAGKKLLFMGGELGERREWSHDGEIDWGLRAAPWHEGVRRLVADLNRLYREFPALHRLDTSPEGFEWIDCRDASRSILAILRRGGVGPEVVAVLNFTPLPREDYAVGFPSPGAWREIFNSDSGHYAGSGIGNLGRIAAVAEPLHGRPASASITIPPLGAVFFAPEESPSR, encoded by the coding sequence ATGACGAAGGACCGGCGCGGCGGCCTCACCTCCGACGACGTCTGGCTGCTGAACGAAGGAAGGCACTTCCGCCTGTCCGAGAAGCTCGGATCGCATCCCGATCCGGAGAGCGGCACGACGCGATTCGCGGTCCTCGCCCCCGATGCGGGCGAGGTCTCGGTCGTCGGCGATTTCAACGAATGGGACCCGGCGGCCTGTCCGCTCCAACCCGTCGGGCAGTCGGGCGTCTGGGAGGGATCGGCCGCGGCTCCCCGGGGCAGCCGGTACAAATACCGGATCGCCTCCCGCGGAACGGGGTATCGGGTGCAGAAAGCCGATCCCTTCGCGTGGATGCACGAGACCCCGCCGAACACCGCGTCGATCGTCTGGGATCTCGACTACGCGTGGCAGGACGAGGAATGGATGGCGACCCGCGGCCGCCGAAACGCCCTCGACGCGCCGATCTCGATCTACGAAGTCCACCTCGGCTCCTGGCGGCGCGGCGCCGATGGGGTCACCTACCGGGGAATCGCGGCGCCGCTCGCCGAATACGCGGCCGAATCGGGATTCACGCACGTCGAGTTCCTCCCGCTCATGGAGCACCCGTTCACCGGCTCGTGGGGATACCAGACGACCGGCTACTTCGCGCCGACGAGCCGTTTCGGCCCTCCCCAGGACCTGATGTACCTGATCGACACGCTGCACCGCGCGGGGATCGGGGTGATCCTCGACTGGGTCCCCTCCCACTTCCCGACCGACGAGCACGGCCTCGCGTTCTTCGACGGCACCCATCTCTACGAGCACGCCGATCCGCGCCAGGGATTCCACCCCGACTGGAAGAGCGCGATCTTCAATTACGCGCGCAAGGAAGTCCGGAGCTTTCTCGGATCGAGCGCCCTCTTCTGGCTCGAGCGCTACCATGCCGACGGCCTCCGCGTCGACGCGGTCGCGTCGATGCTCTACCTCGACTACTCGCGGCAGGAGGGGGAGTGGATCCCGAACGCGCACGGCGGCCGCGAGAATCTCGACGCGATCTCGCTCCTGCGCGAGATCAACACGGAGGCGTACCGGCGTTTCCCCGACGTCCAGATGATCGCGGAGGAATCGACCGCGTGGCCCGGCGTCGCGCGACCCGTCGACGCGGGCGGGCTCGGGTTCGGCCTGAAGTGGGACATGGGATGGATGAACGACACGCTCTCCTATTTCGGCCGGGACCCGATCCACCGGCGGTACCATCACGACGAGCTCACGTTCCGGCTGCTCTACGCCTTCTCCGAGAACTTCCTCCTTCCGCTCTCGCACGACGAGGTCGTGCACGGCAAGCGGTCGCTCCTCGAAAAGATGCCCGGCGACGACTGGCAGAAGTTCGCCAATCTCCGGCTGCTCTTCTCCTACCTGTTCGTCTCGGCCGGCAAGAAGCTCCTGTTCATGGGCGGCGAGCTCGGCGAGCGCCGGGAGTGGAGCCACGACGGCGAAATCGACTGGGGGCTCCGCGCGGCGCCGTGGCACGAGGGAGTCCGCCGGCTCGTCGCCGATCTCAACCGCCTCTACCGCGAGTTCCCCGCGCTCCACCGGCTCGACACGTCGCCCGAGGGGTTCGAGTGGATCGATTGCCGCGACGCGTCGCGCAGCATCCTCGCGATCCTCCGCCGCGGCGGCGTCGGACCCGAGGTCGTCGCGGTGCTGAATTTCACGCCTCTCCCGCGCGAGGACTACGCCGTCGGATTTCCTTCCCCCGGCGCGTGGCGGGAGATCTTCAACAGCGATTCGGGCCACTATGCCGGTTCGGGCATCGGCAACCTGGGGCGGATCGCCGCCGTCGCCGAGCCTCTCCACGGCCGGCCCGCGAGCGCCTCGATCACGATTCCGCCGCTCGGAGCCGTCTTCTTCGCGCCCGAGGAGTCCCCGTCGCGATGA
- a CDS encoding glucose-1-phosphate adenylyltransferase, translating into MSSRPGARHGKFDDPPGSRVLKTRAVILAGGEGSRLGVLTDKRAKPAVPFAGKYRIIDFTLSNCVNSGLFDVMILTQYRPHSLNEHIAAGRPWDLDRSFTGGVKIYQPYRGRLATDWYKGTADAVFQNLSFVERETPDFVLILSGDHIYKMNYAEMIDFHVSNQADLTIATLEVTREEATRMGILGTDAEARVTQFVEKPSDPPATLASMGIYVFGAPLLSRVLLEDGRRRDSTHDFGKDVIPRLIQEGFRVLAYPFRGYWVDVGTIEAYWRTHMDLLRTPPPFNLNDRSWIIRTVSEHQPPVRIQDGALVQDSLVTDGCVIAPGARVENSILSPGVLVGPRAVLKESVVLSGAVIESGAQLRRTIVDKHVVIGHHARIGGMGRAGEPPLLTTLGKNAVIPEHAVVPAGATAAADAKAVEFAPAKPARAPV; encoded by the coding sequence ATGTCGAGCCGTCCAGGGGCGCGGCACGGAAAGTTCGATGACCCGCCCGGGAGCCGCGTCCTGAAGACCCGGGCCGTCATCCTCGCCGGCGGTGAGGGTTCGCGCCTGGGCGTCCTCACGGACAAGCGCGCCAAGCCCGCCGTCCCCTTTGCCGGGAAGTATCGGATCATCGACTTCACGCTCTCCAACTGCGTGAACTCCGGGCTCTTCGACGTCATGATCCTGACGCAGTACCGCCCGCACTCGTTGAACGAGCACATCGCCGCGGGCCGCCCCTGGGATCTCGACCGCAGCTTCACCGGCGGCGTCAAGATCTACCAGCCGTATCGCGGGCGGCTCGCGACCGACTGGTACAAGGGGACGGCGGACGCCGTCTTCCAGAACCTCTCGTTCGTGGAACGCGAAACGCCCGACTTCGTCCTGATCCTCTCGGGCGACCACATCTACAAGATGAACTACGCCGAGATGATCGACTTCCACGTGTCGAACCAGGCGGATCTCACGATCGCGACCCTCGAGGTCACCCGCGAGGAGGCGACGCGGATGGGGATCCTGGGCACCGACGCGGAGGCCCGGGTGACCCAGTTCGTCGAGAAGCCCTCCGACCCGCCGGCGACGCTCGCGTCGATGGGCATCTACGTCTTCGGCGCGCCCCTCCTTTCCCGCGTGCTCCTCGAGGACGGCCGCCGGCGCGATTCGACGCACGATTTCGGCAAGGACGTGATCCCGCGCCTGATCCAGGAAGGTTTCCGCGTCCTCGCGTATCCGTTCCGCGGCTACTGGGTCGACGTCGGGACGATCGAGGCGTACTGGCGGACGCACATGGACCTCCTCCGGACGCCTCCGCCTTTCAACCTGAACGACCGTTCCTGGATCATCCGGACGGTCTCCGAGCACCAGCCGCCCGTGCGAATCCAGGATGGCGCCCTCGTCCAGGACAGCCTCGTGACCGACGGCTGCGTCATCGCGCCCGGCGCGCGGGTCGAAAACAGCATCCTCTCCCCGGGGGTCCTCGTGGGGCCGCGAGCGGTGCTCAAGGAGTCGGTCGTGCTCTCCGGGGCGGTGATCGAGAGCGGCGCCCAGCTGCGTCGGACGATCGTCGACAAGCACGTCGTGATCGGGCACCACGCGCGGATCGGAGGAATGGGGCGCGCGGGCGAGCCGCCCCTCCTGACGACGCTCGGCAAGAACGCGGTGATCCCCGAGCACGCGGTCGTGCCGGCCGGGGCCACGGCGGCCGCGGACGCGAAGGCGGTCGAGTTCGCCCCGGCGAAACCCGCGCGCGCGCCCGTCTGA
- the glgP gene encoding alpha-glucan family phosphorylase: protein METPLRKHPPLPAVPEAIAALADLAFDLRASWRPEVARLFAGLDGALWTATRQNAVALLQRVPAQVLDAAASDPGYVAAVAAVRRALEEADERPSPLAGACELEERGERIAYFCAEFGVAECLPIYAGGLGILAGDTLKSASDLRVPLVGVGLFYREGYFRQALSDEGRQEERNPPADPDALPLALAIGPDGMPLEIFVDFPGRRVGLAVRLARVGATPLVLLDSDLEGNSPADRAITHRLYGGDAENRLQQEILLGIGGMRALDALGWRPAVRHLNEGHAAFATLERIRQLVREEGLPFAEARRAGAAGNVFTTHTPVPAGIDLFPHDLIEPYFADLAAEIGLSTGDFYALGAEIVDPERNLFSMAALALRLSAKTNAVSKLHARVARGLWQKMTPETPVDEVPIFPITNGVHRDTWTDPDMRFEDPKRADPPEIWRRHQGLRRRLVVRCREILGSDVLDPEALTIGFARRFATYKRAPLVFTDPDRLARLIHAEGRPLQFVFSGKAHPHDQPGKEFVHRIVGFSREDRFRGRVVFLPDYDVDIARLLVSGCDVWLNNPERPLEASGTSGMKAGMNGVLNLSALDGWWDEAPREETGFTFGLAQDHPPADLMAQALYTVLENEVIPLFWERNGDGVPRGWVEKMRGSMDRIGALFSTDRMIGEYLDVAWIGAARRSQRGEAGARAAAAARPRRDSELAGKE from the coding sequence TTGGAAACGCCTCTCCGGAAACACCCTCCCCTCCCCGCGGTCCCCGAGGCGATCGCCGCGCTCGCCGATCTCGCGTTCGATCTGCGCGCCTCCTGGCGCCCCGAGGTCGCGCGCCTCTTCGCCGGCCTCGACGGCGCGCTCTGGACGGCGACGCGCCAGAACGCGGTCGCCCTCCTCCAGCGCGTTCCGGCCCAGGTGCTCGATGCCGCCGCGAGCGACCCCGGGTACGTGGCCGCCGTCGCGGCGGTGCGGCGCGCGCTCGAGGAAGCGGACGAACGGCCGTCCCCGCTCGCTGGCGCCTGCGAGCTCGAGGAGCGCGGCGAGCGCATCGCCTATTTCTGCGCCGAGTTCGGCGTCGCGGAATGCCTCCCGATCTACGCCGGCGGCCTCGGCATCCTCGCCGGCGACACGCTCAAGTCCGCTTCCGACCTCCGCGTGCCGCTCGTCGGCGTCGGCCTCTTCTATCGAGAGGGATATTTCCGCCAGGCGCTCTCCGACGAAGGGCGGCAGGAGGAGCGCAACCCGCCCGCGGATCCGGACGCGCTCCCCCTCGCGCTCGCGATCGGCCCGGACGGGATGCCCCTCGAGATCTTCGTCGACTTTCCCGGACGGCGAGTCGGCCTGGCGGTCCGGCTCGCGCGGGTCGGAGCGACGCCTCTCGTCCTCCTCGACTCGGATCTCGAGGGAAATTCTCCCGCCGACCGCGCGATCACGCACCGCCTCTACGGCGGCGACGCCGAGAATCGGCTCCAGCAGGAGATTCTCCTCGGCATCGGCGGGATGCGCGCCCTCGACGCGCTCGGCTGGCGCCCCGCCGTCCGTCACCTCAACGAAGGACACGCGGCGTTCGCGACGCTCGAACGCATCCGCCAGCTCGTCCGCGAGGAAGGACTCCCGTTCGCCGAGGCGCGGCGCGCCGGCGCCGCGGGGAACGTCTTCACGACCCATACGCCCGTTCCCGCGGGAATCGACCTCTTTCCCCACGACCTGATCGAGCCGTATTTCGCGGACCTGGCCGCCGAGATCGGTCTCTCCACGGGCGACTTCTACGCGCTCGGCGCCGAGATCGTCGATCCGGAACGCAACCTCTTCTCGATGGCCGCCCTCGCCCTCCGCCTCAGCGCGAAGACGAACGCGGTCTCGAAGCTCCACGCGCGCGTGGCCCGCGGCCTCTGGCAGAAGATGACGCCCGAAACGCCCGTCGACGAGGTGCCGATCTTCCCGATCACGAACGGCGTGCACCGCGACACGTGGACGGATCCCGACATGCGCTTCGAGGACCCGAAGCGGGCCGATCCGCCCGAGATCTGGCGACGCCATCAGGGTCTGCGGCGCCGGCTCGTCGTGCGCTGCCGCGAGATCCTCGGAAGCGACGTTCTCGACCCGGAGGCGCTGACGATCGGCTTCGCGCGGCGCTTCGCCACGTACAAGCGCGCTCCCCTCGTCTTCACCGACCCCGACCGACTCGCGCGGCTGATTCACGCCGAGGGCCGGCCCCTCCAGTTCGTTTTCTCGGGTAAGGCGCATCCGCACGACCAGCCGGGCAAGGAGTTCGTGCATCGGATCGTCGGCTTCTCCCGGGAGGATCGCTTCCGCGGGCGCGTCGTCTTCCTCCCCGACTACGACGTCGACATCGCGCGCCTCCTCGTTTCCGGATGCGACGTCTGGCTCAACAACCCGGAGCGTCCGCTCGAGGCTTCCGGGACGTCCGGAATGAAAGCGGGGATGAACGGGGTCCTGAATCTCTCGGCGCTCGACGGCTGGTGGGACGAGGCCCCGCGCGAGGAGACGGGGTTCACCTTCGGCCTCGCGCAGGACCATCCCCCCGCCGACCTCATGGCTCAGGCGCTCTACACGGTGCTCGAAAACGAGGTGATCCCGCTCTTCTGGGAGAGAAACGGCGACGGCGTGCCGCGAGGCTGGGTGGAGAAGATGCGCGGATCGATGGACCGGATCGGCGCCCTCTTTTCCACCGACCGGATGATCGGCGAATACCTCGACGTCGCGTGGATCGGCGCCGCGCGGCGCTCGCAGCGAGGGGAGGCGGGAGCACGCGCCGCCGCCGCCGCCCGTCCCCGAAGAGATTCGGAGCTCGCCGGAAAGGAGTGA
- a CDS encoding DUF3536 domain-containing protein, which yields MSERAVCIHGHFYQPPREDPWTGEIERQPSAAPYHDWNERITAECYGPNTAARILDAAGRIEALVDNFSRISFDLGPTLLSWLEEYAPRVYAAILAADRESARRFSGHGSAIAQAFHHAILPLSSARDRRTEVLWGIRDFESRFGRSPEGMWLPETAADVETLETLAELGVRFTVLAPGQAARVRPLGGEEWTDVSGERVDTTRPYFAPLPSGRRIALFFYDGALSRAIAFERLLDSADDFVARLVGAGDQGLLHVATDGESYGHHHAHGDMALAAALARLENGSTARLTNYGEHLERRPPQDEVEIVPRSSWSCAHGVGRWERDCGCHIAGGSQLWRGPMRAAFDWLRDELAPRFEDRAGELLVDPWKARDDALVLFRDGRRGEEAFFAWNARRPLTRGERGEAFRLLDLQRQTLRMYTSCGWFFDDVAGLEARQVIRYAARALEIGEEVFREPLESRFLEILREARGNDAELPDGAAVYERYVGSPGLRNPAHQEARDPGRAMSRAVTGLAEGCENDPSDAPLLAVWRRVVELSAGLPFPVAFWNAQNVYYRLREKAETSMRKKAAAGDASAAEWLAEFGKLGELLGFAPRP from the coding sequence ATGAGCGAGCGGGCGGTCTGCATCCACGGGCACTTCTACCAGCCTCCCCGCGAAGACCCGTGGACGGGGGAGATCGAAAGGCAGCCCTCCGCCGCTCCCTACCACGACTGGAACGAACGGATCACCGCGGAATGCTACGGCCCGAACACGGCGGCCCGGATCCTCGACGCGGCCGGGCGCATCGAAGCGCTCGTCGACAATTTCTCCCGGATCAGTTTCGACCTCGGGCCGACCCTCCTCTCCTGGCTCGAGGAATACGCGCCGCGGGTGTACGCCGCGATCCTCGCCGCCGACCGGGAGAGCGCCCGGAGGTTCTCCGGGCACGGGTCGGCGATCGCGCAGGCCTTTCATCACGCGATTCTCCCCCTCTCCTCGGCGCGCGACCGGCGCACCGAGGTGCTCTGGGGAATCCGCGACTTCGAATCGCGGTTCGGCCGGTCTCCGGAGGGGATGTGGCTGCCCGAGACGGCCGCCGACGTCGAGACGCTCGAGACCCTCGCGGAGCTCGGCGTCCGGTTCACCGTGCTCGCGCCGGGGCAGGCCGCGCGCGTCCGGCCGCTCGGCGGCGAGGAATGGACGGACGTCTCCGGAGAGCGCGTCGACACGACCCGGCCGTACTTCGCTCCTCTCCCGTCCGGACGCCGGATCGCGCTCTTCTTCTACGACGGAGCCCTCTCGCGGGCGATCGCCTTCGAACGCCTGCTCGACAGCGCGGACGACTTCGTGGCGCGGCTCGTCGGCGCCGGCGACCAAGGGCTCCTCCACGTCGCGACCGACGGCGAATCCTATGGTCACCACCACGCGCACGGCGACATGGCCCTCGCCGCCGCGCTCGCGCGGCTCGAGAACGGATCCACGGCCCGGCTCACGAACTACGGGGAGCACCTCGAGAGGCGGCCGCCGCAGGACGAGGTCGAGATCGTTCCCCGGAGCTCCTGGAGTTGCGCGCACGGCGTCGGCCGGTGGGAGCGCGACTGCGGCTGTCATATCGCCGGAGGCTCGCAGCTCTGGAGGGGGCCGATGCGCGCCGCGTTCGACTGGCTCCGCGACGAGCTCGCTCCGCGGTTCGAGGATCGCGCCGGAGAGCTCCTCGTCGATCCCTGGAAGGCGAGGGATGACGCCCTCGTCCTCTTTCGGGACGGCCGGCGCGGCGAAGAGGCGTTCTTCGCCTGGAACGCGCGGCGCCCTCTCACCCGCGGCGAGCGCGGCGAGGCGTTCCGTCTCCTCGATCTCCAGCGCCAGACGCTCCGGATGTACACGAGCTGCGGATGGTTCTTCGACGACGTCGCCGGTCTCGAGGCGCGGCAGGTGATCCGCTACGCCGCCCGCGCGCTCGAAATCGGCGAGGAGGTCTTCCGGGAGCCTCTCGAATCCCGCTTCCTCGAGATCCTGAGGGAAGCGCGCGGGAACGACGCCGAGCTTCCGGACGGCGCCGCCGTGTACGAGCGGTACGTCGGGTCCCCGGGGCTTCGCAATCCCGCCCACCAGGAGGCCCGGGATCCGGGGCGCGCGATGTCGCGGGCCGTCACCGGGCTCGCCGAAGGCTGCGAGAACGATCCGTCGGACGCCCCCCTCCTCGCGGTGTGGCGGAGGGTCGTCGAACTGTCCGCCGGGCTCCCGTTCCCGGTCGCCTTCTGGAACGCGCAGAACGTGTACTACCGGCTGCGGGAGAAGGCCGAGACGTCGATGCGGAAGAAGGCCGCCGCCGGAGACGCCTCCGCGGCCGAATGGCTCGCGGAATTCGGAAAACTGGGAGAGCTCCTCGGTTTCGCGCCCCGGCCATGA
- a CDS encoding glycogen synthase, producing the protein MRVLFLAAEAAPLVKVGGLGDVAGSLPRALAALGIDVRVAIPDARPLEERRFVPRPVATFSVSAAHGDEVAAVSEVDVDGFPFLLVGGAPIPRSGRVYGNGIGEDGPKFAFFCRAALELCRRSGWKPDLVHAHDSHAAPAAAWLSEASGDPFFRDTASLVTIHNLPYMGTGAGAALADYGIPVDGDGLPEWARGALLPVGIARADEISTVSPTYAREILTPEYGCGLDALLRSRADRLTGIVNGLDLTVWDPSADSALARRFDAARIDARDENRDALRRDLGLESDPAAPLVGIVSRLDDQKGFDVAAPALARWLASGGQLAALGTGDPAVERGLGELAAAHPSRAAVRFRFDADLARRIYAGADMFLIPSRYEPCGLTQMIAMRYGCVPVARETGGLADTIRDAAGSAGTGFLFPTLDPDAISGALERARALRGNRPAWRSLVLRGMAEDFSWTRSARAYDALYVRAAARRRETVAR; encoded by the coding sequence GTGCGCGTCCTCTTCCTCGCCGCCGAAGCCGCCCCTCTCGTCAAGGTCGGCGGCCTGGGAGACGTGGCCGGCTCCCTTCCCCGCGCGCTCGCCGCTCTCGGGATCGACGTGCGGGTCGCGATTCCCGACGCGAGGCCCCTCGAGGAACGACGCTTCGTCCCGCGCCCGGTCGCGACGTTTTCCGTCTCCGCCGCCCACGGCGACGAAGTCGCGGCGGTCTCGGAGGTGGACGTCGACGGCTTCCCCTTCCTCCTGGTCGGCGGCGCGCCGATCCCCCGTTCCGGCCGGGTGTACGGAAACGGGATCGGCGAAGACGGACCGAAGTTCGCGTTCTTCTGTCGCGCCGCTCTCGAGCTCTGCCGGCGGTCCGGCTGGAAGCCGGACCTCGTCCACGCCCACGACTCGCATGCGGCTCCGGCCGCCGCGTGGCTCTCGGAGGCTTCCGGCGACCCGTTTTTCCGCGACACCGCTTCGCTGGTGACGATCCACAACCTCCCGTACATGGGGACGGGCGCCGGCGCCGCGCTCGCCGACTACGGGATCCCCGTGGACGGGGACGGGCTTCCCGAGTGGGCGCGGGGGGCCCTGCTCCCCGTCGGGATCGCGCGCGCCGACGAGATCAGCACCGTGAGTCCCACGTACGCCCGCGAGATCCTCACTCCGGAGTACGGGTGCGGACTCGACGCGCTCCTGCGGAGCCGCGCGGACCGCCTGACGGGAATCGTCAACGGCCTCGACCTCACGGTGTGGGATCCGTCCGCGGACTCCGCCCTCGCGCGCCGCTTCGACGCCGCGCGCATCGACGCGCGCGACGAGAACCGCGACGCTCTCCGGCGCGACCTCGGCCTCGAAAGCGATCCGGCGGCGCCGCTCGTGGGAATCGTGTCCCGGCTCGACGACCAGAAGGGCTTCGACGTCGCGGCTCCCGCGCTCGCCCGGTGGCTCGCCTCGGGGGGGCAGCTCGCGGCCCTCGGGACGGGCGATCCCGCGGTCGAGAGAGGGCTCGGGGAGCTCGCCGCCGCGCATCCCTCGCGCGCCGCCGTCCGCTTCCGCTTCGATGCGGACCTCGCCCGCCGGATCTACGCGGGAGCGGACATGTTCCTCATTCCCTCCCGGTACGAGCCGTGCGGCCTCACCCAGATGATCGCGATGCGCTACGGATGCGTGCCGGTCGCGCGGGAGACGGGCGGGCTCGCCGACACGATCCGTGACGCGGCGGGAAGCGCCGGCACCGGCTTCCTCTTCCCGACGCTCGACCCGGACGCGATCTCCGGCGCCCTCGAACGCGCCCGGGCGCTCCGCGGAAACCGCCCGGCATGGCGTTCGCTCGTCCTTCGCGGAATGGCCGAAGACTTCTCCTGGACGCGCTCGGCCCGGGCCTACGATGCCCTCTACGTCCGCGCCGCCGCCCGCCGGCGGGAGACCGTCGCCCGATGA